The genome window cgttatttgCAGTTCGAAAAAACTCAAAtcacaataaaacaattttcaagaaacgCAATACCTGAAGCAACCGTTTAAGGAGTAAAACTCCAAACTAATCACTTTGAAATCAATCTGGCAACGTTGTTTTTACATGAGCCCGTAATGTTATACGAGCCTATATAGGCAACCATCAGTACACCCCTATCTCTCTTATAGACCACATTGCCATGCTTCTCGCAAGGCTTTTCCTGAAGCTTTTATTCAAATTCTGATCACTTTTTAAGCGAAGAAACCTATTATATTGTGAATTCAGAGGTCACattatatttgaataaataatcttATCTCCTTATTTACCAACCACAAAACAGCAGTGGCAATACTGATCATCTTCACTTCTAGGTAACTTAATGTACCCCCTCTTTGCCCATTTTTCCTCCCATGAATTCATCACCAACCAATAATCTTGCTTATCTGCAGAGGAAGAAAAAAGAGGTTTTTGTGtaagttttcatttaaaatgagtGAGATAATTAGCTTGTACAATTTCCATTTCTCTTCGTTTTTATCATCAAACCTTTGTACATACAGAGTGATCAAACTCTTCCGATTTCACACCTTATTAAAACATCACTAACCCGTGGCGTTTATTGCGAGGGGGATTACTTATGTAATCCAAATCGAACACATTCGATTCAGCTCCAATTTACATCTGTCAGGAATGGCGGTAATTGTAACAAAACATACACCGTTTAAATCCTATTAGGGGGCGATCTAAAAAGAGTCTGAAAGCATTAGGAATCACTTTTTGCGTACGTATGGGGTGAGTTTTTCGTATGGGGTGGCGTATTTACGTCCAAAAAGCATTAGATTAATCCTGGTTTCTGTTATAATCTCCATGTTAAAGGGGGTGGGAAATCCGGGCATATCAAACAGTCGCGATCTTTGATGTCGAAGGTCAATGTGTGTCGACACATTGAGATTGATGTAAATTTGATCTAACTAGGACTACCTTATTAAAACGTCAACGGtgtttttaatgaagatttttataatttttctcttaattatTTACGCAATGTGTGCTTTCGTAAGGGTTCGACACCTTATCTGTGTTTGAACTAGGTGCCTTCCTGTGTAACTGACGGTGCATTGTGAAAATGGGAAAGTATATGACCTTCGCTAGCTAAAAAGCAGTAAAAACGAACTATTAGTGAGGTAATTAGGCATTATGTAATACGTGATGCTTTCAGTTAGCAGATAATACGCGTTTTCGTTGGCGAGTATTATTCAGGAATTCAAATTAGAATGACTTTTGGAAGTGAAAccaaacaaaattatgaattaaaatcttaatattgaattaatatttgtCTTGTCTATCATGAAATACAGAAGGTTATTAATATATCAACAAAATAACtacatttttcctttatatatttcaaaactgCAATCGGTTTCTTGATAGAATGGTGGAGGAATATATTCCAGATTTCGAATATAACGGTAGTTAATGCGTTTAAGGCGTTAAATAGATGTAACTAAAATTAGACCTAAAGAGCATTAATTGAGAGACGAAGTTACATCTAAATTAGCCGATTAACTAGAAAACTGTCCAAATATTCcgatgtttttctttatccTGAAAGGGGCCTAAAACTAGGATTTAGGAAAACTATTTACTCCTGATAAATAAACTCATCTACGTCAATGTTCTTTTGACTAGTGAAAAGAGCACATTTTTGTCTACTATGCCTGCATTTTTCATAATGAGCAGTAGCGTTTCACGAGAGAAAATCgacggaaaaaaattaaaattatgattcCTGAAAAACGATCTGTGATGAATGGAATCGATCTACGTCAATACCGCTCTggctataaaaaaaagatagaTATAAAGATAGATACTTTTGTTGCACTTTTCGAAGTTTATATCCCTCAAAGTAGTAACTAAATATCGTTTCTAACGTGTTCAAAGCCTTTCCTCGCAATTCCGATCCTATTATAAAGAAACCCGAGCCCGCAACATCACGATGTTACCGAAATTGGCCAATCTTGCAATAAAAGTATCAAGTAACCTCATCGGGATGGTTTCATCAAGCACCACCTGATTCACTTTTCGAATTTTACCCTGCACCCATCTGTAGTCAGAGTCATTGATGCAAACCGACCCTTAAAACTAATCAGGAGGATTATTTCGAGCGAGTGAATCCCTATACTAAGGGTCAATAGAGAAACAATAGAAACCCAATCACGCAACTGATGTACGTATATAAAATTAActatattagaattttttaagaaagtgTCCACCAAAAACATTTCCGAAACATCAGGGATCTagtcatttttaaaacaatctgGCAATGTTGCACGTACAGCTGCCAGCAGTCTTAGGGAGTCCTACTTAGACAACCCACTCTACGTCCCCCATATCTTGTGCACGCAATGTTGTCATGGTTCTTCAGAAGTTCATcctaagaaaataaattaacaattctGATCGAGTCTGATGGTTTTTGAGGTATTTAAGGGCGTTTGCGGAGTTAAAAGGTGTATTATTGATGTCGAAAATATAGAATACCTATtactaaaaatctaaaatttatctTCATCTTGGGGCGCAGCACTGTAGGGAGAATTGGGGCTGATCCCTATTTGCTTGTCGCCCAACCAGCTTTTGGGGTATCTGATCAAATAGAAAATGATCCCCATAAGGAATATCACTGCAAACATTAAGATTATTATGGTTAATTTATGCGAAGATTTGCCATAAATATCCGGAAAGCATTCCTGCAAATCCAAATGAGTCAACTCCATGATGCGTTTGCCCTTAAGATTGCTCGGAGAGGAACACCTGAAACATGAATATAGAAATACGACTAAAAACTGAAGCTTTTTGTATCTAATCTCAAGTTTCGATGGCATCAAAAGTTACCTCAAATCTCTGCTTTTAAACATCTCGGCTTCAAATTCCTGCAGCCACAAAGTCTTGCACCCGCATGCCCATGTATTGTGCCTCAGATCTATATGACGCATGTTCTTGAACATATGCCCGTATGTGCtattcaaatttgttattcCATTTCTAGCCAGAACCAAACTTGTAAGGTGAGTTTCCATTGATTTAGACGCCAGTCCAAAAGCCAACTCAGAAAATTCCTGGACGTTAGGACAGTCTGTTAAAATCAGACTTTCCAGAGCTAGCAAGTTGTAAAACGCATAGTGGTGTATGGAGTTCAAGCTGGGCATTCTGCTGATTCTCAGCACTTTCAGCGAATGGTATTGCAGGTATCTGGCAGAAACGAAGCTGAGTTTGTTGCCAGAAAAGTCCAGGAACTCCAGGGAATAGGGCAATGAAGGGATGTACTCGAAATCATTGTCTTGCAGCTCTAGATGCGTCAAATTCTTATAAGGGGTGAAGAAATCCGGGTGTAATTTATCGCTGAGACCCACGTTATTCAACCTCAATTGCGTCAGATTTGTAGAAACCCCTAAGACTTGAGTCAAAGTGTCTTTGGCCTGCATTAGGAACTCTCCTAGGGGGTTGTAGCTCAAACTCAGAGAATCCAGTACAGGTAGTGGGTAAAATATGGCACTGGGCAATTTAGCTATCTCATTGTAGCTCAAGTCCAAATACACCAATTTGTCCaatgtggaaaaaatgttCCCATCGAAGCTCCCAGATAAACTTTTCAGGTCGTTGTGACTCAAATCTAGTGAAATCAGACTTTCAAACCctttgaaaaaatcttcagTAATATCATTAATAACATTATAGGAGAGGCTAAGATTCCTTAAAGTAGCACTGGAAGTCTCTCCTGCCACCTCCAACATTTGAATATTGTTCATTGATAAGTCCAACGCAGTCAAATCCTGTGGGAACTGACTGAAATCCGGGAATTTGTCTATTGCCAGGCCATTGCAATTGGCTAAAGATGTTGGCAGGTTTGTCTCTGTGTCTGTaaatttcttgcacaagcatttattctcaaaaacattATGAAAACACAAAGTTTCCAGTGCAAAACAACTAGAAAACACGATTAAAAATGTGAACACACAAGACTTTAAGTAAGCCATTATGGGTAGATTCAAGCGAGTCGCCAAGTCACACCTTAAATGGTTTACCGTTAGGATAAAGTGTATTTACTTTAAGTGAATGATTCGAAGATTAGTTATCAGTTAATcatattttactgaaaattgtTATCGATAAGGTgggaaaacaaataatatatgCCGggatataattaatttattggtttGTCTTATTTGTGATAAAAACTCAGATATATGTACATGGTGGGAGCGAAAAGGAAACTTTGCCGAAGTTGCTTTAAAGCATCTTTTGATTACTTTGCATTTAAATGTATTCCGAAGCTATGTTAAATTACTTCAATTTCAATACAATTCTATATTCGCCATTGTGTCAAGAAACTAAAGGCTCTACTGAAAGTAAATAGAGGGTGCCagtaaaaaacttaaatgccAAATTCGCAGCAGAACATAACATCCAACAGTtcatcaagaaaaaataacaatttagtCTTAAATGAATTGtctttgaatatttcagaGTTATCC of Euwallacea similis isolate ESF13 chromosome 3, ESF131.1, whole genome shotgun sequence contains these proteins:
- the LOC136419949 gene encoding chondroadherin-like, with the protein product MAYLKSCVFTFLIVFSSCFALETLCFHNVFENKCLCKKFTDTETNLPTSLANCNGLAIDKFPDFSQFPQDLTALDLSMNNIQMLEVAGETSSATLRNLSLSYNVINDITEDFFKGFESLISLDLSHNDLKSLSGSFDGNIFSTLDKLVYLDLSYNEIAKLPSAIFYPLPVLDSLSLSYNPLGEFLMQAKDTLTQVLGVSTNLTQLRLNNVGLSDKLHPDFFTPYKNLTHLELQDNDFEYIPSLPYSLEFLDFSGNKLSFVSARYLQYHSLKVLRISRMPSLNSIHHYAFYNLLALESLILTDCPNVQEFSELAFGLASKSMETHLTSLVLARNGITNLNSTYGHMFKNMRHIDLRHNTWACGCKTLWLQEFEAEMFKSRDLRCSSPSNLKGKRIMELTHLDLQECFPDIYGKSSHKLTIIILMFAVIFLMGIIFYLIRYPKSWLGDKQIGISPNSPYSAAPQDEDKF